GTCAGAACCTTGCCGATCCGTGGGAAGATGACCTCCTCTGCGTACTTCTGTTCGTAATCCGTGTCGGTGGCGGTACAATCCTTCAGTACCATGACCCGGAAACCGTGATCGTAAGCCGAGCGGGCTGTAGCCTCCACGCACCAGTTGGTATGGAACCCGGCGAAGGCAACATGCTCGATCTCGTTGGCCCGGAGCAGATAGTTAAGAGCGGTGGAAT
This portion of the bacterium genome encodes:
- a CDS encoding cysteine hydrolase family protein — encoded protein: STALNYLLRANEIEHVAFAGFHTNWCVEATARSAYDHGFRVMVLKDCTATDTDYEQKYAEEVIFPRIGKVLTSGEFLTALS